A region from the Acanthopagrus latus isolate v.2019 chromosome 8, fAcaLat1.1, whole genome shotgun sequence genome encodes:
- the vwf gene encoding von Willebrand factor isoform X2, which produces MEVCVGRYFREIWLLLHLTACVAGLTGRCSLFGRHHVHTFDGVLYEFPGDCSYLLAGDCNHRSFTLLGDFVGGKRTGVTLFLGDAFELHLSVDGRLSQGEKRLSLPYASHTVFVGSELGFYKLWSEEFGFTVTIDSAASIAVTLTKHHANRTCGLCGNFNSETADEYTAQEGFLTEDSYDFANSWAVKGAGQSCRRMSNPGQSCNSSKETSAILSSCNVLQTSSVFLHCAHLVSPEAFQMLCQEEACHCDHRDKEDCYCPILLEYARTCRAHGIPLHGWLEDSQCFPKCPIGMQYSECTKSCSTTCHSLNIQEVCKEECVDGCTCPVGKVLDGNRCVEVSQCSCVHMGRHFPPGSTISQDCNSCVCRHGSWECTNEGCPGECLVVGQSHFKTFDNKFFTFTGRCQYLLARDCTDSGFSVIIENVQCADDQDAVCTRSVTLSLPSLEDMTVKLKHGGVVSVNSMDIQTPMHHGRLHIQRSVQSSVRVKFGDDLRLDWDGRGRVLLKLGPHWAGRTCGLCGNYNGNQGDDFLSGSGLVEASPESFGQSWRINGDCLSTHKHVIDPCAINPKRVRFAEEACSVIMSDVFSPCHFMVNPGPFQRFCRYDVCACVDGEECLCSALAAYSAACAARGVLLNWRSPSLCALKCTGGQVYEACGSMCDRTCRALSGAEAGCEGERVCEEGCFCPAGKYLSDSGECVTADLCTCLHDGQVYQPNDVYADHNSICNCENGNMHCSSNEESTLLSDLFYDDDLAPSRERRSAQCPPPLIRADCDAGQKGLECARTCQNLDLPCVSLACIPGCLCPPGTVRHRRDCIAPEQCPCYHNNRPYASGQTISVDCNTCVCKNRKWRCTEKVCDGVCRTVGEGHYITFDDLKYSFPGLCQYVLVQDMCNGEEGSFRVLVENEACGIVGHRCAKAVTIFYQGGLIVMQDGEVKMKRPVLQGSQVEIVRSGQFYTLLLGKHISLSWDKGTRLLVHISAAYRGRVCGLCGNFDGNVNNDLVSSNNQLEVDSSHFGNSWKVAPSCADVTQIPAPCSDNIVKLVTVEQSCRLLTGPLFKECNSQVDPEPYVEMCVEAACSCPSVGDCACFCDVIAAYAQACSEGGVSISWRSNDLCPVSCEELNPRISGGGEELCQWRYNTCGPACPITCQHPDPLHCSLSCVEGCHAYCPPGQLLDEVAMRCVDPSQCQVCIHEGQRISHGNKVTLNHDDPEHCKICHCDNNTLSCEVCTSLTAFTTPTPTPTYGTFTTLPFTTLMPEGTCDRAMDLAFLLDGSEALSEEEFQATKEFILGVVERFRMGSAHTRATVLLYHSGVKTYDLQVQKWLFKKTVRELHYTGGDAAFLDEAVKYLVINIYDKNKRENAGRVAIILTASANPRSVRAMTKMLRKKAITTLTVALGPGVNMAQINDITKVNPENRAYVLSSTAELPDRLLDLTDYLCTLGMEPEVPKPPTPKTTPAEVRKGTTTTTVAPRLEPNPTQHLPNIPTTTAPSGLSSITTLSPSSSPARDVTFILEGSDSVGEVNFNKSLVFLEEVISQLTEEEEEHIRITVIQYSVTVTVEITRWELRWQRDLLMQRLREIRWKGGSKTNTGAAVTTFQEMTTVQPSRSPTPPQLVFLVTENPPTDTVTRPPSTSTQTQVYPIGVGPKVRDVDLLPFSSPQRPMMVDDYNHLTSLVHRIVNITHTKVRPRSPTLPPLVLPTLASLPPSVPCKKPVDVLFLLKAGEQIEDMKTFVKAFINNADIVLNGTLVSVLQYGETNTAEFTWKDEQSKSHLLNLVGRIPSRTAAAPAPALGSALRFAVQTAISPVSGGRVGVPKAVVMLVTDKSADDVKEAANEALAAGVAVFPIGVGPGYDRSELSLLGQHGNQDNTLHLNSMDQLLMLLTLDHGYTERICRAGPPGVCVDDNGNERKPGESWMMEDGCHSVLCHPSGAVTVLNHKVSCDRLEPPACSNNMPPVRVEETCGCHWECPCMCMGSSTNHVVRFDGLALRLDGEGLCTYTLLAEGRSTSQGSEVRLHTGPCQDSANYNQVCMKAMEVIHGPHTLLLKDDMTAVIDKEDLALPWRYAGLELVRYGGVMLQLRSDHGYVVTFTPQSNEFTITLSSSTNTGLTAGLCGACGEEKLNVLSLRNGNSTTDQTAFISDWTIAADGGVCLPKRRAVCATGAAMGCQALRSEVFEPCHAHIPVQVFLAKCEEQTCEESDVCELISAYARLCRQRGVCVDWRSPHLCPLQCPSSMEYDACRTGCVDDCGSTQTLPGDWSVARGNESACMDTPTEGCFCTGGTVLHHGQCVPPEACRQCVDRRGRTYTYMQSWVPDDNPCSICMCLDQQHINCTTRPCNDVRAPVCGPCEIRREKRESKCCPEYECVCDLVSCDLPDVPRCEDGQVVVLKNPGECQPVHECVCKKEECALQPTPDCPPHRQVSVKTTKCCDVFECACNCQNSTHTCPAGFITSSSTNDCGCTETTCLPDAVCVVGGVVHPVGSEWEDGCEKCSCTQLLDKDTSLHIAQCTPPVCDRSCPMGSTYTASKGECCGKCTPTSCVESEGVMRGDTMTGGSLRNVGEVWQSPDDKCVLKRCLKVREEVFISATNVSCLAMDAPSCPLGTELRCDTQDCCPRCHCAPMNACVLNHTVIGAGERMMVDVCTHCECTVEEGAVSKYRLSCRRISCPTCPMGYTLHKEEDACCGRCVATACFIQRPDGQLISLEVNTTSQEGCNSYTCGVNSKGDLVLQTKVTTCPPFDRQACLNEGGKVSQIGTTCCEMCTEPQCRRTAGTLNYIRVDDCQSEQQIELQYCEGKCRSKSMYSLERAAVEQECVCCSAVETEPLSVPVLCANGTRSHHTILSVTACDCLSKHCT; this is translated from the exons aTTTTGTCCAGCTGCAACGTGTTGCAGACGTCCAGCGTGTTCCTGCACTGTGCCCACCTGGTCTCTCCAGAGGCGTTTCAGATGCTTTGTCAGGAGGAGGCGTGTCACTGCGACCACAGGGACAAGGAAGACTGCTACTGTCCAATCCTGTTGGAGTATGCTCGCACGTGTCGTGCGCACGGGATACCTCTTCATGGCTGGCTGGAGGACAGCCAGTGCT tcccaAAGTGTCCGATTGGGATGCAGTACAGCGAATGCACCAAGTCCTGCTCTACAACCTGCCATAGTCTCAACATCCAGGAGGTCTGCAAGGAGGAGTGTGTGGATGGCTGTACATGCCCTG TGGGTAAGGTTCTGGACGGTAATCGTTGTGTGGAAGTGTCTCAGTGTTCCTGTGTGCACATGGGGCGACATTTCCCCCCTGGATCCACTATCTCACAGGACTGCAACAGCTG CGTGTGCCGTCACGGTTCCTGGGAGTGCACCAATGAAGGCTGTCCCG GTGAGTGCTTGGTGGTGGGCCAGTCTCACTTCAAGACCTTTGACAACAAGTTCTTCACCTTCACCGGTCGCTGTCAGTATCTGCTCGCTAGAGACTGCACAGACAGCGGGTTTTCTGTCATAATTGAGAACGTTCAG TGTGCAGATGATCAGGATGCTGTGTGCACACGCTCAGTGACGCTCAGCCTGCCCTCTCTGGAGGACATGACAGTGAAGCTGAAGCATGGAGGAGTTGTCTCTGTAAACAGCATGGATATCCAGACTCCAATGCACCACG GCCGTCTTCATATCCAGAGATCTGTCCAGTCGTCCGTACGAGTGAAGTTTGGGGACGACCTTCGTCTGGACTGGGATGGACGGGGTCGTGTGCTTTTAAAG CTGGGACCACATTGGGCAGGGCGGACTTGTGGTCTCTGTGGTAACTACAATGGTAACCAAGGggatgacttcctgtctggatCTGGCCTGGTTGAGGCAAGTCCTGAGTCATTCGGCCAGTCGTGGAGGATCAACGGAGACTGTTTATCCACCCACAAACACGTGATTGATCCGTGTGCCATTAATCCCAAACGAG TGAGGTTTGCAGAAGAGGCGTGTTCAGTCATTATGTCGGACGTGTTCAGTCCGTGCCACTTCATGGTGAACCCGGGCCCGTTCCAGCGGTTCTGTCGCtatgatgtgtgtgcatgtgtggatgGCGAGGAgtgcctctgctctgctctggctGCCTACTCAGCGGCCTGCGCTGCCAGAGGAGTGCTGCTCAACTGGAGGTCCCCCTCACTCTGCG CGCTGAAGTGCACTGGCGGTCAGGTGTATGAGGCCTGTGGGAGTATGTGTGACCGGACGTGCCGCGCTCTGTCTGGGGCGGAGGCAGGCTGTGAGGGGGAGAGGGTGTGTGAGGAGGGCTGCTTTTGCCCTGCTGGGAAGTACCTGAGCGACTCGGGAGAGTGTGTGACGGCCGACCTGTGCACCTGCCTGCACGATGGACAGGTCTACCAGCCTAATGACGTCTACGCAGATCACAACAGCATCTG cAACTGTGAGAATGGCAACATGCACTGTAGCTCCAATGAGGAGAGCACTTTACTGTCTGACCTCTTCTATGACGACGACTTGGCACCATCCAGAG agcgACGGTCAGCCCAGTGCCCTCCTCCACTGATCCGTGCAGACTGTGATGCAGGACAAAAAGGCCTTGAGTGTGCCAGAACCTGCCAGAATCTGGATCTGCCCTGTGTCAGTCTCGCCTGCATTCCCGGCTGCCTCTGTCCACCAGGCACA GTACGTCACCGCAGAGACTGCATTGCACCGGAACAGTGTCCCTGTTACCATAACAACAGGCCATATGCATCAGGACAGACCATCTCCGTGGACTGCAACACCTG TGTGTGCAAGAACAGGAAGTGGCGTTGCACAGAGAAAGTGTGCGATGGTGTGTGCCGCACGGTGGGGGAGGGGCATTACATCACTTTTGATGACCTCAAATACTCCTTCCCTGGCCTCTGCCAATATGTCCTGGTCCAG GATATGTGTAACGGAGAAGAGGGTTCATTCAGAGTGCTGGTAGAGAACGAGGCCTGTGGAATTGTGGGACATCGCTGTGCAAAAGCTGTCACGATCTTCTACCAGGGAGGGTTGATTGTAATGCAAGACGGAGAG gtgaagatgaagaggcCGGTGCTGCAGGGCTCACAGGTGGAGATTGTGCGCTCGGGTCAGttttacacactgctgctggGGAAACACATCTCCCTCAGCTGGGACAAGGGAACTCGCCTCCTGGTCCACATCTCAGCTGCATACAGA GGTCGGGTGTGCGGCCTGTGTGGTAACTTTGATGGGAACGTCAACAACGACTTGGTGAGCAGTAACAACCAGCTGGAGGTGGACTCATCACACTTTGGGAACTCCTGGAAGGTTGCTCCCAGCTGTGCTGATGTAACACAG ATACCTGCTCCTTGCAGCGACAACATTGTCAAGCTGGTAACAGTGGAGCAGTCGTGTCGTCTGCTCACCGGCCCGCTCTTTAAAGAATGCAACAGCCAG GTGGATCCCGAGCCGTACGTAGAGATGTGTGTGGAGGCAGCCTGCTCTTGTCCATCAGTGGGTGACTGTGCGtgtttctgtgatgtcatcGCTGCTTACGCACAGGCCTGTTCAGAGGGGGGTGTATCCATCAGCTGGAGATCCAATGATCTTTGCC CCGTGAGCTGTGAGGAGCTGAACCCCAGGATCtcaggtggaggggaggagttATGCCAGTGGAGGTATAATACTTGTGGCCCAGCCTGTCCGATCACCTGCCAGCACCCAGATCCCCTCCACTGTTCGCTCTCATGTGTAGAAGGATGCCATGCCTACTGCCCCCCAG gcCAACTGCTGGACGAGGTGGCCATGCGTTGTGTAGATCCCTCTCAGTGTCAGGTGTGTATCCATGAGGGTCAGAGGATCTCTCACGGCAACAAGGTCACCCTGAACCATGACGACCCCGAACACTGCAAGATATG CCACTGTGACAACAACACTCTGAGCTGCGAAGTTTGTACCTCCCTCACCGCGTTCACCACTCCCACACCGACACCGACCTACGGCACCTTCACGACCCTGCCCTTCACCACTTTGATGCCTGAGGGAACGTGTGACCGCGCCATGGATCTGGCGTTCCTGTTGGATGGTTCTGAAGCCCTGAGCGAAGAAGAATTCCAGGCTACCAAAGAGTTTATACTGGGTGTGGTGGAACGATTCCGCATGGGATCAGCTCACACTCGAGCCACTGTGCTGCTTTACCACTCTGGAGTCAAAACATATGACCTGCAG GTTCAGAAGTGGCTGTTTAAGAAGACTGTGCGTGAGCTGCATTACACAGGAGGAGATGCAGCCTTCTTGGATGAGGCTGTCAAGTATCTGGTCATCAACATCTATGACAAGAACAAGCGTGAGAATGCCGGCCGTGTCGCCATCATCTTGACTGCTAGCGCCAACCCTCGCTCCGTCCGTGCCATGACAAAGATGCTCCGCAAGAAAGCCATCACCACCCTCACAGTAGCGCTGGGTCCCGGGGTAAACATGGCGCAGATCAATGACATCACCAAGGTGAATCCAGAGAACAGGGCGTACGTGCTGAGCAGCACAGCTGAGCTGCCGGATCGTCTTTTAGACCTGACAGATTACCTCTGCACCTTGGGGATGGAGCCAGAGGTGCCGAAACCTCCAACACCAAAGACCACTCCAGCTGAAGTTCGCAAAGGCACGACCACCACAACCGTGGCTCCTCGTCTGGAGCCCAACCCAACACAACACCTCCCCAACATCCCTACAACCACCGCACCCTCCGGACTGTCTTCCATCACCACATTGTCACCTTCCAGCTCTCCAGCCAGAGATGTGACATTCATCCTGGAAGGCTCTGATTCAGTCGGCGAGGTCAACTTTAACAAGTCACTCGTCTTCTTGGAGGAGGTTATCTCAcagctgacggaggaggaggaggagcacattCGCATCACCGTGATCCAGTACTCGGTAACAGTCACTGTGGAGATCACCAGGTGGGAGCTGAGGTGGCAGAGGGACCTGCTGATGCAGCGGCTGAGGGAGATTCGATGGAAGGGCGGCAGTAAGACGAACACAGGCGCAGCTGTCACTACGTTTCAGGAGATGACCACGGTCCAGCCCTCACGCAGCCCCACGCCTCCTCAGCTGGTCTTCCTCGTGACAGAAAACCCACCTACTGACACAGTGACACGTCCGCCATCCACCAGCACCCAGACACAGGTGTATCCCATTGGTGTTGGACCAAAAGTACGCGATGTTGACTTGCTACCATTCAGCTCCCCTCAGCGCCCGATGATGGTCGATGACTACAACCATCTGACGAGCCTGGTCCACCGTATTGTCAATATCACCCACACCAAAGTCAGGCCCCGCTCTCCCACACTGCCACCACTGGTCCTCCCAACGCTTGCCAGCCTGCCACCCTCAG TGCCGTGTAAGAAGCCTGTGGATGTGTTGTTCCTGCTGAAGGCTGGAGAGCAGATTGAGGACATGAAGACGTTTGTGAAAGCTTTCATCAATAATGCTGATATAG tGCTGAATGGCACTCTGGTGAGTGTGCTTCAGTATGGAGAGACCAACACAGCAGAGTTCACCTGGAAGGATGAACAGAGCAAATCTCACCTCCTGAACCTGGTGGGGCGCATACCAAGCAGGACCGCCGCTGCCCCTGCCCCTGCACTAG GCTCTGCGCTGCGGTTTGCTGTGCAGACGGCCATCTCACCGGTCAGTGGTGGAAGAGTCGGTGTCCCAAAGGCTGTGGTGATGCTGGTGACTGACAAATCAGCTGACGATGTCAAAGAAGCAGCTAATGAGGCGCTGGCCGCAG GTGTGGCAGTGTTCCCCATCGGAGTGGGACCAGGCTATGACAGGAGTGAGCTCAGCCTGCTTGGACAACATGGCAACCAAGACAACACCCTGCACCTGAACAGCATGGATCAGTTGCTGATGTTGCTGACTCTGGATCATGGTTACACAGAGAGGATATGCAGAG CCGGTCCACCGGGAGTGTGTGTTGACGACAACGGAAATGAGAGAAAG CCGGGTGAGTCATGGATGATGGAGGACGGCTGTCACTCTGTCCTGTGCCACCCCAGTGGGGCAGTGACCGTGCTGAACCACAAAGTCAGCTGTGACAGACTGGAGCCGCCAGCCTGCAGCAACAACATGCCACCCGTCAGAGTGGAGGAGACCTGCGGCTGTCACTGGGAATGCCCTT GCATGTGTATGGGCAGCTCCACCAATCACGTGGTGAGGTTTGACGGCTTGGCGCTTAGGCTGGACGGGGAGGGTTTGTGCACCTACACGCTTCTCGCTGAAGGCAGAAGCACCagtcaggggtcagaggtcagactcCACACCGGACCGTGTCAGGACTCTGCGAATTACAACCAAGTCTGCATGAAAGCCATGGAGGTGATCCACGGGCCGCATACACTGCTGCTGAAGGATGATATGACG GCAGTGATCGATAAGGAAGACCTGGCGCTGCCGTGGCGGTACGCTGGCCTAGAGCTGGTGCGTTATGGAggtgtgatgctgcagctcaggTCAGACCATGGCTATGTCGTGACTTTTACTCCTCAGAGCAATGAGTTCACCATCACACTGTCCAGCTCCACCAACACTGGCCTCACTGCTGGACTCTGCG GTGCCTGTGGGGAGGAGAAACTCAACGTCCTTTCTTTGCGTAATGGCAACTCAACCACAGACCAGACAGCCTTCATCTCAGACTGGACCATAGCTGCAGATGGGGGTGTGTGTCTGCCGAAGCGGAGGGCAGTGTGTGCGACCGGAGCAGCGATGGGATGTCAGGCCCTACGCTCTGAAGTGTTTGAACCGTGCCACGCGCACATTCCCGTCCAGGTGTTCCTCGCCAAGTGTGAGGAGCAGACATGCGAGGAGTCGGACGTGTGCGAGCTCATTTCTGCCTACGCGCGCCTCTGTAGACAGAGAGGTGTGTGCGTGGACTGGAGGAGCCCCCACCTCTGCC CGTTGCAGTGCCCCAGCTCCATGGAGTATGACGCCTGTCGGACAGGTTGTGTAGATGACTGTGGCAGCACACAGACGTTGCCAGGCGACTGGTCGGTTGCCAGGGGTAACGAGTCAGCCTGTATGGACACACCTACTGAGGGCTGTTTCTGTACTGGGGGGACGGTTTTGCATCACGGACAGTGTGTGCCGCCGGAAGCATGCCGACAGTGTGTCGACCGACGCGGGCGCACATATACG TACATGCAGAGCTGGGTACCAGACGACAACCCGTGTTCGATCTGCATGTGCTTGGACCAGCAACACATCAACTGCACCACCCGGCCTTGCAACGACGTCAGAG cTCCGGTGTGTGGACCCTGTGAGATccggagggagaagagagagtcTAAGTGCTGCCCAGAGTACGAGTGCG TGTGTGATCTGGTGAGCTGTGATCTGCCTGACGTGCCCCGCTGTGAGGACGGTCAGGTTGTGGTCCTGAAAAACCCAGGGGAATGTCAGCCTGTACACGAGTGCG TCTGCAAAAAGGAAGAGTGCGCCCTTCAACCTACCCCCGATTGTCCCCCACACCGCCAGGTGTCGGTGAAAACGACAAAGTGCTGCGACGTGTTTGAATGTGCGTGCAACTGCCAGaactccacacacacctgccctGCTGGCTTCATCACGTCCTCCTCTACTAACGACTGTGGCTGCACCGAAACCACCTGCCTGCCAGATgcg gtgtgtgtggtCGGCGGCGTGGTTCACCCAGTGGGGAGCGAATGGGAGGACGGCTGCGAGAAGTGCAGCTGCACCCAGCTACTGGATAAAGACACATCGCTTCACATTGCTCAGTGTACCCCACCTGTGTGTGATCGAAGCTGCCCAATG GGCTCAACATACACTGCATCAAAAGGAGAGTGCTGTGGGAAGTGTACACCGACCAGCTGTGTGGAGTCAGAGGGAGTGATGCGAGGAGACACAATGACTGGAGGAAGcctcagaaat GTCGGAGAGGTTTGGCAGTCTCCAGatgataaatgtgtgttaaaaagGTGTCTGAAAGTGAGAGAAGAGGTGTTCATCTCTGCAACAAACGTCAGCTGCTTAGCTATGGACGCTCCGTCCTGCCCATTGGGAACCGAGCTGCGCTGCGACACACAGGATTGCTGCCCGCGCTGCCACTGCG ctcctaTGAATGCCTGTGTCCTCAACCACACTGTGATAGGA gcaGGGGAGAGGATGATGGTGGATGTGTGTACACACTGTGAGTGTACGGTGGAGGAAGGGGCTGTGAGTAAATACAGACTGTCCTGCAGGAGAATCAGCTGTCCCACTTGCCCCATG GGATACACTCTGCATAAGGAGGAAGATGCTTGCTGTGGTCGATGTGTCGCCACTGCCTGCTTCATACAAAGGCCAGATGGACAACTAATCAGTCTGGAG gTGAACACCACTAGCCAGGAAGGTTGCAACTCGTACACCTGTGGCGTGAACAGTAAAGGAGATCTTGTCCTGCAGACCAAAGTGACCACCTGCCCTCCTTTTGACCGCCAGGCGTGTCTGAACGAAGGG ggGAAAGTCAGCCAGATTGGAACAACCTGCTGCGAGATGT gTACCGAGCCACAGTGTCGGAGGACAGCGGGAACACTGAACTACATCAGAGTGGATGACtgccaatcagagcagcagatAGAATTGCAGTACTGTGAG ggcAAATGTCGCAGTAAGTCCATGTACTCCCTGGAGAGGGCGGCTGTggagcaggagtgtgtgtgctgttctgCTGTGGAGACGGAGCCGCTGAGCGTCCCGGTCCTGTGTGCCAACGGCACTCGTAGCCACCACACCATCCTGTCTGTCACTGCGTGCGACTGTCTGTCCAAACACTGCACctag